CGACACGACGTGCGCCATCGTCGGCGGTGTCGTCGCGTCGGGCACGGCCGGAGCGCCGCCGGCCGCCTGGCTGGCCCGGACGGAGGACCCCCCGGCGTGGCTGACGCCGCTCCCGCGCTGACGCTCCCGCGCTGACCTCGCGCCACGCCTCCGAGCCGTCTCCCCCTCTCTCCGGCGGCCGCGCCGCTTCCGTCCCGTCTCTCCGCCGACGGTCCCTGAACCGGTGCTGCGGCCGTCTGTCACGGTCCTGCCACAGGACCACTCCGCGTGTCTGCGAACGCGAGTTCGGGACTACTCTTTCGGCCACGCCGCCCCTCGTTGATCTTGAGGGCGTGCGCCGAATGAGACGCCGGGACGTGCGTACGGCCCAGGGGCCGCGCGTGGACCCGGTGGGGGAGGGGTCCCATGTCCGATCAGCCGTCCGAGGCGTCCAGACCGCCGGAGAAGCCGGAGGGAGCCGACGCGCCCCGGCCACCGGAACCGCCTGCGGCCTCCGAGGCCGCCGGCACACCGGCGGCGAACCGACCGGATCCGGCCGCGGCGCAGTCCGCCGGTGCGTCGCCCGCCGAGGCCGCGCGGTCCTCTGCCGTAGGGGATCCGGTCCCGGCACAGGCCGCAGGCGACCCGCGCCAACGGGCCCAGGCGGCTCGACCGGCCGGGCCGCCCGGCAGCCCCTGGCAGTACGGCGCCGGGGCGCCCGCAGCCAAGAACGAGGGTGTGACCGCCCGGATCCGGCCACCCGAACCGCCCCTGATCCGGCCCGCCGTGCTCTGGTCGGTCCTGGCCACCGCGCTCCTAAGCGCGCTCTTCCTGGGCGACGGACTCGGGGTGAACCTGCTGATCGTGGCTGTGCCCGCAGCGCTGGCCGCGTACTTCGCCGCGCGGGCCGCGGGCCGTCGGCTGCGGCCGTGGACGGCGACCTGGGCGGTGGGAGGGCTCGCACTGCTCGCGGTGCCCGCGCTCCGGGAAGCGGGCTGGCCCACCTTCCTCGCCGTGGTGTCCGCCTTCGCGCTCGGCTCCCTCGCGCTGCACGGCAGCCGCAGCTGGCCGGGCGTGCTGATCGGCTCGCTGGGGCTGTTCGACTCGGTCGTCCCCGGCATCATCTGGGGCGTGCGGGGGGTACGCGCGCGGGCCGACGGTTCCCGGGCGCGCTGGGGCGCCGCCCTGCGCACCACGGTGGTGGCCCTGGTGCTGCTGGTGGTGTTCGGGACCCTCTTCGCCAGCGCGGACGCCGCCTTCGCCGAACTGCTCGGCAGCCTCATGCCCGACGCCTCGGTCGGCGAAGGACCGTGGCGGATCTTCCTCTTCGCCCTCGGGCTGGCGGGCGCGCTCGCCGCCGCGCACGCCGCGGCCGCTCCGGTGCGCTGGGACGGGATCACCGTACGGCCCGGCAAACCCCGGGGACGGGCCGAATGGGCCCTTCCACTGATCGTCCTCAACCTGCTCTTCGCCGCGTTCATCACCCTCCAGCTCGTCGTGCTCCTCGGCGGATACGACAAGGTCCGGGACGTGACCGGGCTCAGCCATTCCGAGTACGCCCGCCAGGGCTTCTGGCAGCTGCTGTGGGCCACGCTGCTCACCCTTCTCGTGATCGCCCTGGCCCTGCGCTGGGCGCCGCGCGGCACCACCGGGGACCGCACCCTCGTGCGGGCGGTCCTCGGCCCCCTCTGCGTGCTCACCCTCGTCGTGGTCGCCTCCGCGCTGCGCCGCATGGACCTGTACGTCGACGAGTACGGCCTGACCAGGCTCCGGATATCCGTGGCGGCGATGGAGCTCTGGCTCGGGGTGGTGCTGGTCCTGATCCTGGCGGCCGGGGTCTTCGGGGCCCGGTTCCTGCCCCGGGCCATCGCGGTGAGCGCGGCGGCCGGCGTCCTGGCCTTCGGACTGCTCTCGCCGGACGGGCTGATCGCCGAGCAGAACGTCCAGCGCTTCGAGGACCGCGAGTCGACCGCCATCGACATCGACTACGTCGAGGACCTGTCCGCCGACGCCGTACCGGCCCTGGACCGCCTGCCCGAACCGGAACGCTCCTGTGCGCTGCGGATCATCCAGAACGACGTCCTCCACGCCGACACCCCCTGGTACGCGACCAGCCGGGGGGAGGCGCGGGCGAAGGAGATCCTGGAGAAGCGCCCGGTCAAGGGCGATGCTCGTGACTGCTACAGCGCGGGCAGGGATGGGACCCGGGACGGATACGAGCCGGACGACGACAGCTACGACCCGTACTGAGCCGATGGGTCCGCCGGCCGAGTCGTCGGGCCTGCGGGCCGGGCCTGCGGGCCGAGCCGGCGGGCCCTCCGAGCCCACGGGTTCGAAGGGCCCGCGCCTCCGGGTCCATGGGATCCGCGCAGACGGGTTCAGGGGCCCGAGCCTCCGGAATCAAGGGCGCGCAGGGCCTCGAACCCGCCCTCGCCGGCTGATTCGCGGTTCGCACGGCGCCCCGGGGTGTTGCTGCCGTGGCTCTCGGCGTACGCTGTCTGGCGCCATGCCGTACGAAGCACCCACGCACACCGTCGAGCGCTCACTTCGCGCTACCACCGGTGCCAGGACCGTCGCCGGTGTCGATGAGGTCGGGCGCGGTGCGTGGGCCGGACCCGTCACCGTGTGCGCGGCGGTCACCGGTCTGCGCCGACCGCCCGAAGGTCTCACCGATTCCAAGCTGTTGACCCCCCGGCGGCGCGCCGAGCTCGATCCCGTGCTGCGGAGCTGGGTCACCGCCTACGCACTGGGCGACGCCTCGCCGCAGGAGATCGACGACCTCGGAATGACCGCCGCCCTCCGGCTCGCCGCCGTGCGCGCCCTGGAGGGGCTGCCGGTGCGGCCCGACGCGGTGATCCTCGACGGCAAGCACGACTACCTGGGCGTTCCCTGGAAGGTCCGCACCGTGATCAAGGGCGATCAGTCCTGCATCGCGGTCGCCGCGGCCTCGGTGATCGCCAAGGTGCACCGTGACCGGATGATGGCCGAGCTGGGCGCCGCGTCCGAGGACTGCGCCGACTTCGCCTTCGGCGCCAACGCGGGGTATCCCTCGCCCGTGCACCGGGCCGCGCTGGAGGAGCGGGGGCCCACGGTCCATCACCGCCTCTCCTGGGCGTATCTGGACGCGCTGCCCCGGTGGCAGCACCTGAAGAAGGTCCGCTTTTCCGCCGAGGCGGCCGCACTCGAAAGCGGGGGCCAGCTCGGCTTCGAATTCTGATCGCGCGCACGCGCCCCTCCTACCGACGCCGACGACATCGGCGTCCGCCACAGACCACCTTCATGCCTCTGATCTCCGAGGAGCCTCAGATTCCCGAGAGCGCCCAGGGTCCCCGCGTCACTCCGGCCGCCGGCCGCACCGCGCCGACCCCTCGTCCCGTACCCGGTCCGCGTTCCGCGGCCACTCCGCGTCCCGGCCGTCCGGGTCCCGGCCCCGCGCGCCCCGCGCCCCCGGCGCAGCGCACCCACCCCGCACCCGCGGCACCCGTCGCTCCGGCACCGGCCCCTGCGGCCCCCCGTCCGGAGCCGGCGGAGAATCGTTCCGCGCCGCAGATCCAGCTGATCCCGGCTACGGCGGCCGGGGCACTCGACGCGGCCGAGGAAGCCGTCGACCTGCTGCTGGAGTCCGGTCGCGCACCGGGCGACATCCTGGTGCTCACCACCGGCGAACAGCACCCGTGGGCCGCCCACGAGCTGTCCTTCGGCGAAGCCGCCTACTGGGCCCAGCACGACGCGGGCGACGACGTCTTCTTCGCCGACGTCTCCGCGGCGGACCGGGCCACGTCCCGGCCCGTGGTCGTCGTCGCCGTCAACGCCGAGGCGGACCCGGCCGTGGCGCGTACCCTGCCCGTCGCGCGTGACCGCGCCGCCGCGCTGCTGATCGTCTGCGGAGACCCGCAGACGATCAACTCCGCACTCGGCGCCGGGGTCTGAACACATCCCACCGGTGTTCCCGGCCGCCCGCACGGGCGGCCGGGGACACCACCGCCGGTCGCCCGGGCACGCCCGGGACGGACCGCCGACCGCCGATCCGCGCCCGCTCCGCGGTGGCGGGCTGCCCGCTCAGCGGGCAGCCGTGCGACGCAGCGCCTCCGCGGCCCCGCCGCCCGACCGCGTAGGGGCGGCCCGGTGCTCGACGACGGCGTCGGCCAGGGACTCCGGCTCCGACAGCGAACTGGGCCGCCGCCCGCCCCTTCCCTCGCCGAGCACCTGCCAGCCTCCGCGGGTGAGCGTGATGTAGGCGCCGCAGCGGAGGCCGTGCAGGGTGCAGGCGTCCCGCAGGCCCCACATCCACGCACCGTCCTCCTCGGTCCAGCGTTCGTCGCCGTCACGGCAGTACAGAAGCACGGCCGTACGGACCGGAGTGCGGCGCCGCAGATCGTGCGGGACGACGCGCCGCAACTGCGCCAGCAGGGCGTTGCGGAACTCCCAGCCGTCCGCGGCCACCGCTGCCCGGCGGGCGAACGAGGCGCTCGCCGTGAGCCGTTCCTCATGATCGAGGACCGCGACCACGGCGGTGGCCGGCGTCGGCCGGTGCCGGGAGTGCAGTCCGCCGACGACCTCCCGGGGACTCCGGAGCAGAGGTATGCCCGCCGAGGCCCACTCCGCTGGTTCGAGCATCCGGGCAAGGCGGTTGGCGGAGTCTGAGGCAAACGAGGACGCCGCTGTCGAAGTGGCGGTGGACGGGGCGAATCCGAAGGTCACGGTCCTCCCTTCGCTACGCGCCCACAGTGCGGGCAGGGTCGAGTGAGGGCGCGCCGCGGCACAGCCCTTCCGGGCCCGATGAGGAACTGTGCGGGGGCAGCTCCAATTCTCCCTGGCCCACCGGCAGGCGGCAACGAGCAATTGCTGTGGCTGACGGGAATCAGCCGGAATGACACTGATATCCCTGCCCAAACCCGCCCGGGATGACTCCCTCCGTCACCCCTGAATCGCGAGGACCAGCAGAAACACCGCCGTCGCGGTGGGTGGATTCGCCGATTGTCCGTCCCATCGGGTTGCATGGAGGCATGGACACCCTGGAGCTCCGCACCGAAGCCGACGCCATCCTCGCTGAGCTGGTCGGTGCGCCCGGGGGATCGGCGCGGCTGCGGGAGGACCAGTGGCAGGCGGTGGCGGCCCTGGTGGAGGAGCGTCGTCGTGCGCTGGTGGTCCAGCGCACGGGGTGGGGCAAGTCGGCGGTGTACTTCGTGGCCACCGCGCTGCTGCGGCGGCGCGGAGCCGGTCCGACGGTGATCATCTCGCCGCTGTTGGCGTTGATGCGCAACCAGGTCGAGTCGGCGGCGCGCGCGGGCATCCAGGCGCGCACCATCAATTCGGCCAACCCCGAGGAGTGGGAAACGATCTACGGGGAGGTGGAGCGCGGCGAGACCGACGTTCTCCTGGTGAGCCCGGAGCGCCTCAATTCCGTGGACTTCCGTGATCAGGTCCTGCCGAAGCTCGCCGCGACGACCGGCCTGCTGGTGGTCGACGAGGCGCACTGCATCTCCGACTGGGGCCACGATTTCCGGCCCGACTACCGCCGGCTGCGCACGATGCTCGCGGAGTT
The nucleotide sequence above comes from Streptomyces sp. NBC_01116. Encoded proteins:
- a CDS encoding DUF4153 domain-containing protein; this translates as MSDQPSEASRPPEKPEGADAPRPPEPPAASEAAGTPAANRPDPAAAQSAGASPAEAARSSAVGDPVPAQAAGDPRQRAQAARPAGPPGSPWQYGAGAPAAKNEGVTARIRPPEPPLIRPAVLWSVLATALLSALFLGDGLGVNLLIVAVPAALAAYFAARAAGRRLRPWTATWAVGGLALLAVPALREAGWPTFLAVVSAFALGSLALHGSRSWPGVLIGSLGLFDSVVPGIIWGVRGVRARADGSRARWGAALRTTVVALVLLVVFGTLFASADAAFAELLGSLMPDASVGEGPWRIFLFALGLAGALAAAHAAAAPVRWDGITVRPGKPRGRAEWALPLIVLNLLFAAFITLQLVVLLGGYDKVRDVTGLSHSEYARQGFWQLLWATLLTLLVIALALRWAPRGTTGDRTLVRAVLGPLCVLTLVVVASALRRMDLYVDEYGLTRLRISVAAMELWLGVVLVLILAAGVFGARFLPRAIAVSAAAGVLAFGLLSPDGLIAEQNVQRFEDRESTAIDIDYVEDLSADAVPALDRLPEPERSCALRIIQNDVLHADTPWYATSRGEARAKEILEKRPVKGDARDCYSAGRDGTRDGYEPDDDSYDPY
- a CDS encoding ribonuclease HII; protein product: MPYEAPTHTVERSLRATTGARTVAGVDEVGRGAWAGPVTVCAAVTGLRRPPEGLTDSKLLTPRRRAELDPVLRSWVTAYALGDASPQEIDDLGMTAALRLAAVRALEGLPVRPDAVILDGKHDYLGVPWKVRTVIKGDQSCIAVAAASVIAKVHRDRMMAELGAASEDCADFAFGANAGYPSPVHRAALEERGPTVHHRLSWAYLDALPRWQHLKKVRFSAEAAALESGGQLGFEF